The Oncorhynchus tshawytscha isolate Ot180627B linkage group LG08, Otsh_v2.0, whole genome shotgun sequence genome window below encodes:
- the LOC112241387 gene encoding protein Jade-1 isoform X1 has protein sequence MKRSRHPSSSEDSDNGSNSTSWSQHSKLRRTNGMKPAEVFRTDFITAMKLHDKYQLNPEDYFILADPWRQEWEKGVQVPVSPHIIPQTVARVVAEKGTEVMFLKPKKWICSGGSEALGYVDIQTLAEGTCRYDLNDTDVAWLELINHQFTLMGMAVLDETTMERAMEEFERRCYDRMRHPIATEEGFGMEYEEDVVCDVCRSPDGEDNNEMVFCDKCNICVHQVCYGILKVPKGSWLCQTCALGISPKCQVCPKKGGAMKPTRSGTKWVHVSCALWIPECSAESCRTAFHVSCALDSSLEMNTIIKEQDEVKFKSFCPKHSGLVGGEDGKEEGRRGGRLRGDEVLNPPVPHPVPNPVEALSLRHIRLQQLEESSHQLVDVKEVSQALQLNQETVHFMYQYWKLKCQANHSQPLLTPQMEEESLARREHDVVLHHLFPRGMGQGAAPTPPRPATPRQLAIGRLSPAAEGRSHQRGG, from the exons ATGAAGAGAAGTCGACATCCAAGCAGCAGCGAAGACTCTGACAATGGAA GTAACTCCACTTCTTGGTCGCAACATTCTAAACTCAGGAGAACCAATGGGATGAAGCCCGCAGAG GTGTTCAGGACAGACTTCATCACGGCCATGAAGCTCCATGACAAGTACCAACTGAACCCTGAGGATTACTTCATCCTGGCCGATCCCTGGAGACAGGAGTGGGAGAAGGGAGTCCAGGTCCCTGTCAGCCCTCACATCATTCCCCAGACTGTAGCCCG GGTGGTCGCTGAAAAGGGGACGGAGGTGATGTTCTTGAAGCCCAAGAAGTGGATCTGTTCTGGGGGTTCAGAGGCACTGGGGTACGTGGACATCCAGACCCTGGCTGAGGGGACGTGTCGTTACGACCTCAACGACACTGACGTGGCCTGGCTGGAGCTCATCAACCACCAGTTCACTCTGATGG GCATGGCTGTGCTGGATGAGACCACCAtggagagagcgatggaggagTTCGAGCGGCGTTGCTATGACAGAATGAGACATCCCATTGCAACGGAGGAGGGGTTTGGCATGGAGTACGAAGAAGACGTCGTGTGTGACGTGTGTCGGTCACCTGACGGCGAGGACAACAATGAGATGGTGTTCTGTGACAAGTGCAACATCTGTGTTCACCAG GTGTGTTATGGGATTCTGAAGGTACCAAAGGGGAGCTGGCTGTGTCAGACCTGTGCTCTCGGCATCTCGCCCAAATGCCAAGTCTGCCCCAAGAAGGGCGGGGCCATGAAGCCCACCCGCAGCGGAACCAAGTGGGTCCACGTCAGCTGTGCTCTGTGGATCCCCGAG tGTTCAGCTGAAAGCTGTCGGACAGCGTTCCATGTGAGCTGTGCCTTAGACAGCAGTCTGGAGATGAACACCATCATCAAAGAGCAGGATGAGGTCAAGTTCAAGTCCTTCTGCCCCAAACACTCTGGTctggtgggaggagaggacggcaaggaggaggggaggaggggagggagactgagaggagatGAAGTTCTTAACCCCCCTGTCCCTCATCCAGTCCCCAACCCAGTGGAGGCCCTGAGCCTCCGTCACATCAGACTACAGCAGCTGGAGGAGTCGTCACACCAGTTAGTTGAtgtaaaggaggtgtcccaggccCTGCAGCTGAACCAGGAGACAGTCCACTTCATGTATCAGTACTGGAAGCTGAAATGCCAAGCCAATCACAGCCAGCCATTGCTGACCCcccagatggaggaggagagtctGGCAAGGAGAGAGCATGATGTCGTCCTCCACCATCTGTTTCCCCGGGGGATGGGTCAGGGTGCTGCGCCTACGCCTCCCAGGCCGGCCACACCCAGACAGCTGGCTATTGGCCGATTGTCTCCAGCTGCAGAGGGGAGGAGCCACCAAAGAGGTGGATGA
- the LOC112241387 gene encoding protein Jade-1 isoform X2, which produces MKPAEVFRTDFITAMKLHDKYQLNPEDYFILADPWRQEWEKGVQVPVSPHIIPQTVARVVAEKGTEVMFLKPKKWICSGGSEALGYVDIQTLAEGTCRYDLNDTDVAWLELINHQFTLMGMAVLDETTMERAMEEFERRCYDRMRHPIATEEGFGMEYEEDVVCDVCRSPDGEDNNEMVFCDKCNICVHQVCYGILKVPKGSWLCQTCALGISPKCQVCPKKGGAMKPTRSGTKWVHVSCALWIPECSAESCRTAFHVSCALDSSLEMNTIIKEQDEVKFKSFCPKHSGLVGGEDGKEEGRRGGRLRGDEVLNPPVPHPVPNPVEALSLRHIRLQQLEESSHQLVDVKEVSQALQLNQETVHFMYQYWKLKCQANHSQPLLTPQMEEESLARREHDVVLHHLFPRGMGQGAAPTPPRPATPRQLAIGRLSPAAEGRSHQRGG; this is translated from the exons ATGAAGCCCGCAGAG GTGTTCAGGACAGACTTCATCACGGCCATGAAGCTCCATGACAAGTACCAACTGAACCCTGAGGATTACTTCATCCTGGCCGATCCCTGGAGACAGGAGTGGGAGAAGGGAGTCCAGGTCCCTGTCAGCCCTCACATCATTCCCCAGACTGTAGCCCG GGTGGTCGCTGAAAAGGGGACGGAGGTGATGTTCTTGAAGCCCAAGAAGTGGATCTGTTCTGGGGGTTCAGAGGCACTGGGGTACGTGGACATCCAGACCCTGGCTGAGGGGACGTGTCGTTACGACCTCAACGACACTGACGTGGCCTGGCTGGAGCTCATCAACCACCAGTTCACTCTGATGG GCATGGCTGTGCTGGATGAGACCACCAtggagagagcgatggaggagTTCGAGCGGCGTTGCTATGACAGAATGAGACATCCCATTGCAACGGAGGAGGGGTTTGGCATGGAGTACGAAGAAGACGTCGTGTGTGACGTGTGTCGGTCACCTGACGGCGAGGACAACAATGAGATGGTGTTCTGTGACAAGTGCAACATCTGTGTTCACCAG GTGTGTTATGGGATTCTGAAGGTACCAAAGGGGAGCTGGCTGTGTCAGACCTGTGCTCTCGGCATCTCGCCCAAATGCCAAGTCTGCCCCAAGAAGGGCGGGGCCATGAAGCCCACCCGCAGCGGAACCAAGTGGGTCCACGTCAGCTGTGCTCTGTGGATCCCCGAG tGTTCAGCTGAAAGCTGTCGGACAGCGTTCCATGTGAGCTGTGCCTTAGACAGCAGTCTGGAGATGAACACCATCATCAAAGAGCAGGATGAGGTCAAGTTCAAGTCCTTCTGCCCCAAACACTCTGGTctggtgggaggagaggacggcaaggaggaggggaggaggggagggagactgagaggagatGAAGTTCTTAACCCCCCTGTCCCTCATCCAGTCCCCAACCCAGTGGAGGCCCTGAGCCTCCGTCACATCAGACTACAGCAGCTGGAGGAGTCGTCACACCAGTTAGTTGAtgtaaaggaggtgtcccaggccCTGCAGCTGAACCAGGAGACAGTCCACTTCATGTATCAGTACTGGAAGCTGAAATGCCAAGCCAATCACAGCCAGCCATTGCTGACCCcccagatggaggaggagagtctGGCAAGGAGAGAGCATGATGTCGTCCTCCACCATCTGTTTCCCCGGGGGATGGGTCAGGGTGCTGCGCCTACGCCTCCCAGGCCGGCCACACCCAGACAGCTGGCTATTGGCCGATTGTCTCCAGCTGCAGAGGGGAGGAGCCACCAAAGAGGTGGATGA